A genome region from Pseudanabaena sp. Chao 1811 includes the following:
- a CDS encoding anti-sigma factor family protein has protein sequence MTTPDERFELLSAYIDGEVTETEEQLVEQWLSDDVDFRRLYQQQMKLRQSLIELPVPVVANSSAKKETEVMIDRVFAEIDKRSQRRKWKLAGIGISVAAVVGVFGSLFTFNSSPQFSPVANSVKAPTSVAEEPVLIAMEEPLVPLPKSMNTK, from the coding sequence ATGACTACTCCAGATGAGCGCTTTGAGTTGCTCAGTGCTTATATAGATGGTGAAGTAACCGAGACAGAAGAGCAACTTGTCGAGCAATGGCTATCGGACGATGTTGATTTTCGTCGCCTCTACCAGCAACAAATGAAACTGAGACAATCGCTAATCGAGTTACCTGTACCAGTAGTTGCTAATTCCTCTGCAAAGAAAGAAACAGAGGTCATGATCGATCGCGTATTTGCAGAAATTGACAAGCGATCACAGCGCCGCAAATGGAAACTTGCAGGTATTGGTATATCTGTAGCGGCTGTCGTTGGTGTATTTGGTTCATTATTTACCTTCAATTCATCCCCACAATTTAGCCCTGTTGCCAATAGCGTCAAGGCTCCTACCTCAGTTGCTGAGGAACCTGTGCTAATTGCTATGGAAGAGCCATTAGTACCGTTACCGAAGTCAATGAATACAAAGTAA
- a CDS encoding sigma-70 family RNA polymerase sigma factor, whose translation MSYSLSWSTSIGGYTPSNSVSVDKLPIVELVQLCQQEAQPKRSAFAELMRRNQSYVDQVLYKLAPDWQDRADLAQEVWLRVYKNIKRLQEPEKFRGWLSRIATNLFYDELRKRKRVGSSVSLDAPFMSGDGDEMSWDLPSSAPSPIDNMSTQEFYEQLRQAITDLPASFRETIVLREIQGLSYEEISELTGVSLGTVKSRIARARLKLQAQLQPYLSSM comes from the coding sequence ATGAGTTACAGCCTATCTTGGTCAACCAGCATCGGAGGGTACACGCCCTCCAACTCCGTGTCCGTTGATAAGCTCCCCATCGTTGAATTGGTACAACTGTGCCAGCAGGAAGCGCAGCCGAAAAGGTCTGCGTTCGCAGAACTTATGCGACGTAATCAATCCTACGTCGATCAGGTTTTGTATAAGCTCGCTCCCGATTGGCAAGATCGCGCCGACCTCGCTCAAGAGGTATGGTTGCGTGTCTATAAAAATATCAAGCGTTTGCAAGAACCCGAAAAATTTCGTGGTTGGCTCAGTCGCATTGCCACCAACTTGTTTTATGACGAGTTGCGTAAACGGAAAAGGGTAGGTAGCTCTGTATCCCTTGATGCACCGTTTATGTCTGGTGATGGCGATGAAATGTCTTGGGACTTGCCTAGCTCAGCCCCTAGCCCGATAGATAATATGTCCACGCAGGAGTTCTACGAACAACTCCGCCAAGCTATTACTGACCTGCCTGCTAGCTTCCGAGAAACCATAGTTTTGAGGGAGATTCAAGGCTTATCTTATGAAGAGATTTCGGAACTTACGGGTGTATCGCTTGGTACAGTAAAATCACGTATAGCTAGAGCAAGATTGAAGCTCCAAGCGCAATTACAACCCTATTTGTCTAGTATGTAA